The following coding sequences lie in one Niabella agricola genomic window:
- a CDS encoding LTA synthase family protein yields the protein MLSRLKIPKTILWVINTGLVLFTLFFIFRLITFFAFNPPGISFADCLPSFALGAQYDLRWISIFLLPVILFSYHRPFSPFYSARNKRIWTWYLAVITFLLFLFFIADMVSFSYNRTRLDAGAMNFVEDPGISLNMIWQTYPLIWILVGLAAAIVCFKWALNKSHWQVINLTDGKAIMHRKMPFVITALLLGLFVYGRMDNTPLKWKDSFALKDSFKTYLALNPLQNFFSTMQFRKPVINEKGAREAFPVMAEFLQFPPKAPFGFKRTVAPHSAALESKPNVVLVICESYSMYKSSMSGNVLNASPYFDSLSKKGIFFERCFTPHFSTARGLFAILTGIPDVQLFKFSTRNPEAIDQNTIINDFTDYSKHYFLGGDPGFNNFEGLLRNISNLQLHTERTIDAPRINVWGISDKDLFLAANTVFKKEQQPFFAIIQTSDNHRPYTIPETDHDFQKKIVSKEILEANGFESLEEYNTFRYADYSIQKFIEAAVQEEYFHNTIFVFIGDHGVAGNATSVYPSVWTTHRLSDEHVPFLIYAPYLVAPQQRKETVSQIDVLPTIAGLLQRPYDNFTLGRDLLAPDKKGNLAFITNTAGKIGIVNDQFYYVKSLDFAEEDLAPIDTTISYPRGVLDSVQRKMRTLTNAYYQTAQYLLLNNKKSP from the coding sequence ATGTTATCAAGGCTGAAAATACCAAAAACGATCCTTTGGGTCATTAACACCGGACTGGTACTTTTTACCTTGTTTTTTATCTTCCGGCTGATCACTTTTTTTGCATTCAATCCGCCTGGCATTTCATTTGCAGACTGTCTCCCTTCATTTGCGCTGGGCGCTCAGTATGATCTCCGTTGGATTTCGATCTTCCTGCTTCCGGTAATCCTTTTCAGTTATCACCGTCCTTTTTCTCCCTTTTATTCGGCGCGTAACAAACGCATCTGGACCTGGTACCTGGCGGTAATCACGTTCCTTTTGTTCCTGTTTTTTATTGCCGATATGGTAAGTTTTTCCTACAACCGCACCCGGCTGGATGCCGGTGCCATGAACTTTGTAGAAGATCCCGGCATCTCGCTTAACATGATCTGGCAGACCTACCCGCTGATCTGGATCCTGGTGGGCCTTGCTGCGGCCATTGTCTGTTTCAAATGGGCGCTTAACAAAAGCCACTGGCAGGTGATCAACCTCACGGACGGGAAGGCCATTATGCACCGTAAAATGCCCTTTGTGATCACAGCATTGTTGCTGGGCCTTTTTGTTTACGGCCGGATGGATAACACGCCATTGAAATGGAAGGATTCCTTTGCGCTTAAGGACAGCTTTAAAACCTACCTGGCACTGAACCCGCTGCAAAACTTTTTTTCAACTATGCAGTTCCGCAAACCGGTAATAAATGAAAAAGGCGCCCGTGAAGCCTTTCCGGTCATGGCTGAATTTCTGCAGTTTCCGCCCAAGGCGCCTTTCGGCTTTAAACGAACCGTGGCGCCGCATAGCGCTGCGCTTGAGAGTAAACCTAATGTAGTGCTGGTGATCTGCGAATCGTACAGCATGTACAAGAGCAGCATGAGCGGAAATGTACTCAATGCCTCCCCGTATTTTGATTCACTGAGCAAAAAGGGCATTTTCTTTGAACGTTGTTTTACCCCGCATTTTTCCACGGCGCGCGGGCTTTTTGCTATTTTAACCGGTATACCGGATGTACAATTGTTTAAGTTCTCTACCCGAAATCCGGAGGCGATTGACCAAAACACCATTATCAATGACTTTACGGATTATTCCAAACATTATTTCCTGGGTGGCGATCCGGGATTCAATAATTTCGAAGGGCTGCTAAGAAATATCAGCAATCTCCAACTACATACGGAACGAACCATTGACGCACCAAGGATCAATGTTTGGGGCATTAGTGACAAAGACCTTTTCCTGGCGGCAAATACGGTTTTTAAAAAGGAGCAGCAGCCTTTTTTTGCCATTATACAAACCTCCGACAACCACCGCCCTTATACCATACCTGAAACAGACCACGACTTTCAAAAGAAGATCGTTTCAAAAGAAATTCTGGAGGCGAACGGATTCGAATCCCTTGAGGAGTACAACACATTCCGCTATGCCGACTATTCTATCCAGAAATTTATAGAAGCAGCTGTACAGGAGGAGTATTTCCACAACACCATATTCGTGTTTATAGGCGATCACGGAGTGGCCGGGAATGCAACCAGCGTGTATCCTTCCGTATGGACCACCCACCGGCTTTCTGACGAACATGTTCCGTTTCTTATTTATGCGCCTTATCTTGTTGCGCCACAGCAACGAAAAGAAACCGTTTCCCAGATCGATGTGCTGCCCACAATTGCAGGTTTACTGCAACGTCCATACGACAATTTTACCCTGGGCCGTGACCTGCTGGCGCCGGACAAAAAGGGCAACCTTGCATTCATTACCAATACTGCTGGTAAAATCGGCATTGTCAATGATCAGTTCTACTATGTAAAAAGTCTCGACTTTGCAGAAGAAGACCTCGCGCCGATCGATACCACCATTAGTTATCCCCGCGGGGTACTGGACTCGGTGCAACGAAAAATGCGGACCCTGACCAACGCTTATTATCAAACGGCACAATATCTCCTCCTCAATAACAAAAAATCGCCTTAA
- the uvrC gene encoding excinuclease ABC subunit UvrC, which yields MQQLTQEQFSNIASTIPHQPGIYKYFDETGKILYVGKAKDLRKRVSSYFNKTFTNYKTHELVQRIHHLEFTIVNSEPDAFFLENSLIKQFQPKYNINLKDSKSYPYIVIKNEPFPRIYLTRQPVDDGSEYLGPYTSVFKVRELLEFIKRTIPMRTCSLNLAQKNIEKGKFKVCLEYHLGNCKGPCEGLQTRADYDENIGQIRDLLKGNLRPVIRHFKEEMRTHAEALEFEKAEQVRKKIEYLEDYYQSKSVITGIKGGDKDVFSIIKDQSIAYVNYLMIRNGTVVQTQTNKLETHLDEPVEEILVYAISQLRMTFNSHVPEIVVPFEIDYPEADVEIVVPKAGDRKKLLELSEKNAGYFIEELKNKERIKINRNVDHVKVLEQLQIDLQLQELPVHIECFDNSNFQGSYPVSAMVCFKNGVPSKKDYRHFNVKTVEGINDFASMKEAVYRRYRRLTEEGEPLPQLVIIDGGKGQLSAALEAIEALELQGSITLVGLAKNVEEIFFAGDKDSLKLPYNSPSLKLIRFIRDQVHRFGITFHRQKRSKGTFKNELESIKGIGKNTAAELLKTFRSVKNVRERSLDELAAVIGKAKAQLVIDHFAS from the coding sequence TTGCAGCAATTGACACAGGAACAGTTTTCAAATATTGCATCCACGATTCCGCACCAGCCGGGCATCTATAAATACTTTGATGAAACCGGGAAAATCCTCTATGTAGGTAAGGCAAAGGATCTGCGCAAACGGGTAAGCTCCTACTTTAATAAAACCTTTACCAATTATAAAACGCATGAGCTGGTACAGCGCATCCATCACCTGGAGTTTACGATTGTAAACAGTGAGCCGGATGCCTTCTTCCTGGAAAACTCGCTGATCAAACAGTTTCAGCCCAAGTACAACATCAATCTGAAGGATAGTAAATCCTACCCTTATATCGTGATTAAAAACGAACCCTTTCCGCGCATTTACCTTACGCGGCAACCGGTAGATGACGGATCGGAATACCTGGGCCCCTATACTTCTGTTTTTAAGGTGCGGGAACTGCTGGAGTTTATCAAACGCACCATCCCCATGCGTACCTGCAGCCTCAACCTCGCCCAGAAAAATATCGAAAAAGGGAAATTTAAGGTTTGCCTGGAATACCACCTTGGTAATTGTAAAGGTCCCTGCGAAGGATTGCAAACCCGGGCAGATTATGATGAAAACATCGGGCAGATCCGCGACCTGCTGAAAGGCAATCTTCGGCCGGTGATCCGTCATTTCAAAGAAGAAATGAGGACTCATGCCGAAGCCCTGGAGTTTGAAAAAGCAGAGCAGGTGCGTAAAAAGATTGAGTACCTCGAAGATTATTATCAGTCTAAATCGGTAATCACCGGTATCAAAGGCGGCGACAAAGATGTGTTCTCCATCATTAAAGACCAATCGATCGCCTATGTCAACTACCTGATGATCCGGAACGGAACCGTGGTGCAAACGCAAACCAACAAGCTGGAAACCCACCTGGACGAACCGGTGGAAGAAATACTGGTATATGCCATCAGCCAGCTGCGCATGACCTTCAACAGCCATGTGCCGGAGATTGTAGTACCTTTTGAGATCGATTACCCGGAGGCCGATGTTGAAATTGTAGTGCCCAAGGCCGGAGACCGCAAAAAACTGCTGGAGCTTTCAGAAAAGAATGCCGGCTATTTCATTGAAGAATTAAAGAATAAAGAACGCATCAAGATCAACCGCAATGTAGATCATGTAAAAGTACTGGAGCAGTTACAGATCGATCTGCAGCTCCAGGAACTTCCCGTGCATATCGAATGTTTTGATAACTCGAATTTCCAGGGCAGCTACCCGGTATCGGCTATGGTTTGTTTTAAAAACGGGGTACCGAGTAAAAAAGACTACCGCCATTTTAACGTAAAAACGGTGGAAGGCATCAATGATTTCGCCAGCATGAAGGAGGCCGTTTATCGTCGCTACCGGCGGCTTACAGAGGAAGGCGAACCATTGCCCCAGTTGGTGATCATTGACGGCGGAAAAGGACAACTGAGTGCCGCACTGGAAGCCATTGAAGCACTGGAATTGCAAGGAAGCATTACCCTGGTGGGACTGGCAAAAAATGTGGAAGAGATTTTTTTTGCCGGAGACAAAGACTCCCTGAAACTGCCTTATAACAGCCCCAGCCTGAAACTGATCCGGTTTATCCGCGACCAGGTGCACCGTTTTGGCATCACTTTCCACCGGCAAAAAAGAAGCAAGGGCACGTTTAAAAACGAACTGGAGTCTATAAAAGGCATCGGGAAAAATACCGCAGCGGAGCTGTTAAAAACATTCCGATCGGTAAAAAATGTCAGGGAACGGTCGCTGGACGAACTGGCTGCCGTCATTGGCAAGGCAAAGGCACAACTGGTGATCGATCATTTTGCCTCTTAA
- the gpmI gene encoding 2,3-bisphosphoglycerate-independent phosphoglycerate mutase gives MSQKRAILLIMDGWGLGKVASADAIQNANVPFTRSLYSKYPNTTLTTFGELVGLPEGQMGNSEVGHLNLGAGRIVYQELQRINVAIKTGELAANSELLRALSHARDNHKPLHLLGLVSDGGVHSHINHLKALINICKDNDLQEVYIHAFTDGRDTDPKSGLGFIEDLQQHLNQTGVGQIATVDGRYYAMDRDKRWERVALAYEAMVNGKGETAASAIEAIQNSYANNITDEFIKPTVIINAENQPVATIKNGDVVLCFNFRTDRCREITEVLTQQDHPEQHMHTLDLDYTTMTVYDHTFKNVHVLFRNEDLTQTIGEVIEANHLKQIRIAETEKYPHVTFFFSGGREKPFEGESRILKPSPKVATYDLQPEMSARELTEAILPEIHNKTADFICLNFANADMVGHTGVFSAAVKAVETVDQCVEQIVTEALKQDYVIFLTADHGNSDYLINEDGTPNTAHSMNPVPLFIIDNNWKGTIKEGKLGDIAPTILTFMKLPIPKEMTGDILVEDV, from the coding sequence AGGGCTGCCGGAAGGACAGATGGGCAATTCCGAGGTAGGCCACCTTAACCTTGGCGCCGGACGTATTGTGTATCAGGAGCTTCAGCGGATCAATGTAGCCATTAAAACCGGTGAGCTGGCAGCAAATAGTGAATTGCTGCGTGCACTTTCGCACGCCAGGGACAACCATAAGCCCTTACACCTGTTAGGGCTGGTAAGCGATGGTGGCGTGCATTCACATATCAACCATCTTAAGGCACTAATAAACATTTGTAAGGACAATGACCTGCAAGAGGTATATATTCATGCGTTTACAGATGGAAGAGATACTGATCCCAAAAGCGGGCTTGGATTTATTGAGGATCTTCAGCAACACCTGAACCAGACCGGTGTGGGTCAAATTGCAACTGTAGACGGTCGTTATTATGCCATGGACCGGGATAAACGCTGGGAGCGCGTGGCGCTGGCTTACGAAGCAATGGTCAACGGTAAAGGCGAGACCGCTGCATCAGCCATTGAAGCGATTCAAAACAGTTATGCCAACAACATTACAGACGAGTTCATAAAGCCTACTGTTATTATCAACGCAGAAAATCAGCCGGTAGCCACAATCAAAAACGGAGATGTGGTACTTTGCTTCAACTTCCGTACAGACCGTTGCCGGGAGATTACCGAGGTACTGACCCAGCAGGATCATCCGGAGCAACACATGCACACGCTGGACCTGGACTATACCACAATGACGGTTTACGATCATACGTTTAAAAATGTCCATGTACTGTTCCGTAATGAAGACCTTACCCAAACCATCGGTGAAGTAATTGAGGCCAACCATCTGAAGCAGATCCGCATTGCTGAAACGGAGAAATACCCGCACGTGACCTTCTTTTTCAGCGGCGGGCGTGAAAAACCTTTTGAAGGAGAAAGCCGGATCTTAAAGCCTTCACCCAAGGTAGCCACTTATGACCTGCAGCCGGAAATGAGCGCCCGGGAACTTACCGAAGCCATTCTTCCGGAAATTCATAATAAAACAGCCGATTTTATTTGCCTGAATTTTGCAAACGCCGATATGGTGGGACATACCGGCGTGTTTTCAGCTGCCGTAAAAGCCGTGGAAACCGTGGATCAATGCGTGGAACAGATCGTAACCGAAGCGCTGAAACAGGATTATGTGATCTTCCTCACCGCTGATCATGGCAATTCCGATTACCTGATCAATGAAGACGGTACACCCAATACTGCGCACAGTATGAATCCTGTGCCCCTGTTCATTATCGACAATAACTGGAAGGGAACAATAAAAGAAGGCAAACTGGGCGATATTGCACCAACCATCCTTACATTTATGAAATTGCCGATACCGAAGGAGATGACCGGTGATATACTGGTGGAAGACGTATAA
- a CDS encoding YcxB family protein, with amino-acid sequence MQPLFILQLTAYIKMNPRFQITYEQTEEDLAALYIYYYLKSSVHRKNRFIKTWWPLLFGIGLVLVFKKFNFHRYQWSDFLFILFILCLLIFRKPLDQWYLKKQAKKLLKRGKNTDLTGSRTLIFLDETLVTITDSTKSETRWSAFEYLAETPLYFFLFVHVNSGIVIPKHTLKTEQEATAFRSFLQERIA; translated from the coding sequence ATGCAGCCTCTTTTTATTTTACAACTAACAGCTTATATAAAAATGAATCCCCGTTTTCAAATAACCTACGAGCAAACTGAAGAAGACCTTGCAGCCTTGTACATCTATTACTATCTGAAAAGCTCCGTTCACAGAAAAAACAGGTTTATAAAAACCTGGTGGCCTCTGTTATTTGGCATTGGCCTGGTTCTGGTATTTAAGAAATTCAACTTTCATCGATATCAATGGAGCGATTTTCTGTTTATTTTATTTATCCTCTGCCTCTTAATTTTTCGAAAACCGCTGGATCAATGGTATTTAAAAAAACAAGCGAAGAAGCTGCTCAAAAGAGGCAAAAACACAGATCTCACAGGAAGCAGGACCCTGATATTTCTTGACGAAACACTTGTAACAATAACGGATTCCACCAAATCGGAAACACGTTGGTCTGCTTTTGAATACTTGGCGGAAACCCCTTTGTACTTTTTCCTGTTTGTTCATGTAAACAGCGGCATTGTTATTCCAAAACACACATTAAAAACTGAACAGGAGGCAACAGCATTTCGATCCTTCCTACAAGAACGAATCGCGTAA
- a CDS encoding phosphatase PAP2 family protein: protein MTSFLYIPFPDWLVKADRWLFELINVKSASPLLDMVFPAFRNPYVWGPLYLFMVVFVLVNFKKKGGIWLLLFICTAASTDLVGAHLFKNIFERLRPCNDPEMEGHVRLVLGRCSGGFSFVSNHAINHFGISMFFFATFRRFFPFTWIPLVWAGMIGLAQVYVGVHYPLDVLAGATLGILIGLFWANLFNKRIGFHIFDKESTEIN from the coding sequence ATGACCTCTTTTTTGTATATCCCGTTTCCAGACTGGCTGGTAAAAGCCGACCGCTGGCTGTTTGAGTTGATCAATGTAAAAAGCGCCAGCCCGCTTTTAGATATGGTGTTCCCGGCTTTCCGCAATCCTTATGTATGGGGCCCGCTTTATCTGTTCATGGTAGTTTTTGTGCTTGTCAACTTTAAAAAGAAGGGTGGGATCTGGCTGCTCCTGTTCATTTGCACGGCAGCCAGTACCGATCTGGTAGGGGCACACTTATTTAAAAATATCTTTGAGCGGCTGCGCCCCTGTAACGACCCGGAAATGGAAGGGCATGTGCGGCTGGTGCTGGGACGTTGTTCCGGCGGTTTTAGTTTTGTGTCGAATCATGCCATCAATCATTTCGGGATCAGTATGTTCTTTTTTGCCACTTTCCGGCGTTTTTTCCCGTTTACCTGGATTCCACTGGTGTGGGCGGGTATGATCGGCCTGGCGCAGGTGTATGTGGGCGTACATTATCCGCTGGACGTTTTGGCGGGAGCTACCCTGGGAATTTTAATTGGGTTGTTTTGGGCAAACTTATTTAATAAAAGGATCGGATTTCATATCTTCGATAAGGAATCAACCGAAATAAATTAA
- a CDS encoding hemolysin family protein codes for MEVFIIALLILLNGLFSMAEIALVSARKARLEAQANKGDKRAEAALKLANHPDVFLSTVQIGITLIGILTGIYSGDKITGHIASFLEQFPAIAPYSKGIATTTVVIIITYFTLIFGELVPKRIGLSSPEKIAKFVAQPMRWVSVITYPFIWLLTKSSGLIGRLFNIKSENNQVTEEEIKAIISEGTEQGTLEETEQEIIERVFHLSDRNITSLMTHRSDIVWFKVDDTEEMIREKILKEPHSIYPICDEEIDNIKGVISLKDLYTNKDTVPFKELMRPALFVPENNTAFRVMEKFKESQLHSCFIVDEYGSVLGMITLNDILEAIIGDMPEENQDDYEIIRREDDSFLVDAQIPFYDFLSYFDKAEWMNEGEQEFDTLAGFILHRVKQIPSTGDKLDWNGFDFEIVDMDGHRIDKVLVHISEELREEMDED; via the coding sequence ATGGAAGTATTCATAATAGCCTTATTGATTTTACTCAATGGACTATTCTCAATGGCAGAAATAGCGCTCGTATCAGCCAGGAAAGCAAGATTAGAAGCCCAGGCCAATAAAGGAGATAAGCGTGCAGAAGCAGCGCTGAAACTGGCCAATCATCCCGATGTTTTTTTGTCTACCGTTCAGATTGGTATCACCCTTATTGGTATCTTAACCGGTATTTATTCCGGAGATAAAATAACCGGACACATTGCATCCTTCCTGGAGCAATTTCCGGCAATTGCACCCTACAGCAAGGGCATTGCTACCACCACTGTAGTGATTATCATTACTTATTTTACACTGATTTTCGGCGAGCTGGTGCCCAAACGCATCGGACTTTCAAGTCCCGAAAAAATCGCCAAGTTCGTGGCGCAGCCCATGCGATGGGTTTCCGTGATCACGTATCCGTTTATCTGGTTGCTGACAAAATCGAGCGGATTGATCGGCCGGCTTTTTAATATCAAAAGCGAGAATAATCAGGTTACGGAGGAAGAGATCAAGGCCATCATCAGCGAAGGTACCGAACAGGGCACACTGGAGGAAACCGAACAGGAGATCATTGAACGGGTATTTCACCTGAGCGACCGGAATATTACTTCCCTGATGACGCACCGCAGCGATATCGTATGGTTTAAAGTAGATGATACGGAGGAGATGATCCGTGAAAAAATATTGAAAGAGCCGCATTCCATTTACCCGATCTGTGATGAGGAGATTGATAATATTAAAGGCGTGATTTCCTTAAAGGACCTTTATACCAATAAAGACACGGTTCCGTTTAAAGAACTGATGCGCCCGGCGCTTTTTGTACCGGAAAACAATACGGCGTTCCGGGTAATGGAAAAGTTTAAAGAATCCCAGCTACATTCCTGCTTTATTGTGGATGAATACGGCAGTGTGCTGGGGATGATCACGCTCAATGATATCCTGGAAGCCATTATCGGCGATATGCCGGAGGAAAACCAGGACGACTATGAAATCATCCGCAGGGAAGATGACTCCTTCCTGGTGGATGCGCAGATCCCGTTCTATGATTTCCTTTCCTATTTCGATAAAGCCGAATGGATGAACGAAGGTGAGCAGGAATTTGATACCCTGGCGGGATTTATCCTGCACCGGGTGAAGCAGATCCCGTCAACCGGTGATAAACTCGACTGGAACGGGTTCGATTTTGAGATCGTTGATATGGACGGTCACCGTATTGATAAGGTGCTGGTGCATATCAGTGAAGAGCTAAGGGAGGAGATGGATGAGGATTAG